One window from the genome of Salipiger abyssi encodes:
- a CDS encoding heavy metal translocating P-type ATPase, with the protein MATDQEHHHDMTRTSTASDPDTATDPVCGMTVEIDEDTRSAEYDGEVFHFCSENCETKFGKDPFYYASGNAQKTPAHGEAGTQWTCPMHPQILKDEPGSCPICGMALEPMLPSDEPSEELSDFTTRMWISAAAAVPLVILTMGELVGLPVREWIGHQTAVYIEFVLATPIILWAALPFFKRGWESIRNISPNMWTLIALGVGAAYIYSLAATFLPGIFPEAYRNGQSVGTYYEAAVVIVALIFVGQVLELRARERTGDAIRALLDLAPKTARRILPDGTEYDAPLEHIVEGDRLRVRPGDSIPVDAEVLEGHSSIDESMITGEPLPVEKTQGDRVTGGTINKNGTLAIRATQVGADTVLSQIVDMVAGAKRSRAPIQGLADRVSSVFVPTVVVIAIISFVVWLFLGPDPALAFAVTAAVSVLIIACPCALGLATPISITTAAGRGAQAGVLIKDAEALERMARVDTVIVDKTGTLTEGRPKLTDVVPTGDKAENDLLTMAAALERGSEHPLAEAIVEGALARGLTLPNATEFEAVTGKGVKGMVDGQVVALGNPAMMAEINVDASIAEFAADDLRESGKTAMLVAIDGTFAGIVAVADPIKESTADAIDDLHRLGLRVIMATGDNQKTAEAVAAKLGIDEVHAGVLPEDKKALVDSLRQEGARIAMAGDGVNDAPALAAADVGIAMGTGADVAVESAGITLLGGDLVGIVRARRLAKATVRNIKQNLFFAFAYNTAGVPIAAGILYPFFGLLLSPMIAAAAMSLSSVSVISNALRLRRVRL; encoded by the coding sequence ATGGCCACGGACCAAGAACATCATCACGACATGACGCGCACCTCGACCGCATCAGACCCAGATACAGCGACCGACCCGGTGTGCGGCATGACCGTCGAGATAGACGAAGACACGCGCAGTGCCGAGTATGATGGAGAGGTCTTTCATTTCTGCTCGGAAAACTGCGAAACCAAGTTTGGCAAAGACCCATTTTACTATGCGTCGGGAAACGCCCAAAAGACACCAGCACATGGCGAGGCCGGTACGCAATGGACCTGCCCGATGCATCCGCAAATCCTGAAGGATGAGCCCGGGTCCTGTCCGATCTGCGGCATGGCGCTTGAACCGATGCTTCCATCGGACGAGCCGTCAGAAGAGTTGTCCGATTTCACAACACGCATGTGGATCAGCGCGGCAGCCGCCGTTCCGCTGGTTATCCTGACGATGGGTGAACTGGTCGGCCTACCTGTGCGGGAATGGATCGGACATCAGACGGCTGTCTACATCGAATTCGTCCTCGCAACCCCGATCATTCTCTGGGCGGCTCTTCCCTTCTTCAAAAGGGGGTGGGAATCGATCAGGAATATATCGCCGAACATGTGGACCCTGATCGCGCTTGGCGTCGGGGCTGCCTATATCTATTCGCTTGCCGCAACATTCCTGCCCGGCATTTTCCCCGAAGCGTATCGAAACGGCCAAAGCGTCGGGACATATTACGAAGCTGCGGTTGTGATCGTTGCGCTGATCTTTGTCGGTCAGGTGCTCGAGTTGCGCGCCCGCGAACGGACGGGTGATGCCATCCGTGCATTGCTCGATCTCGCACCAAAAACGGCGCGGCGGATCCTGCCGGACGGGACGGAATATGACGCACCTCTCGAACACATTGTTGAGGGTGACAGGTTGCGGGTACGCCCCGGCGACAGCATACCCGTCGATGCCGAGGTCCTCGAAGGGCATTCATCTATCGACGAAAGTATGATCACCGGAGAGCCGTTGCCGGTCGAGAAAACACAAGGCGACCGGGTCACAGGCGGCACGATCAACAAGAACGGCACATTGGCGATCCGGGCCACACAGGTCGGTGCGGACACGGTCCTGTCCCAGATCGTGGACATGGTGGCAGGTGCAAAGCGGTCGCGCGCGCCGATTCAGGGTCTGGCGGACCGGGTATCGTCCGTCTTTGTTCCGACGGTTGTCGTCATTGCGATCATATCCTTCGTTGTCTGGCTGTTCTTAGGGCCCGATCCCGCGCTCGCCTTCGCTGTTACTGCAGCCGTATCCGTTCTTATCATTGCTTGCCCCTGTGCCTTGGGCCTTGCGACGCCCATTTCGATCACAACGGCGGCGGGCCGCGGGGCACAGGCTGGCGTTCTGATCAAAGACGCCGAAGCACTGGAACGCATGGCGCGTGTCGATACCGTCATCGTTGACAAGACCGGAACACTCACCGAAGGGCGCCCCAAGCTGACAGACGTGGTGCCCACGGGGGACAAGGCTGAAAATGACCTGCTGACAATGGCTGCGGCCCTCGAACGGGGCTCCGAACATCCGCTGGCCGAAGCAATAGTCGAGGGTGCGCTGGCACGGGGGCTGACGCTTCCGAACGCAACGGAATTCGAAGCCGTGACTGGCAAGGGCGTGAAAGGCATGGTCGATGGCCAGGTCGTGGCACTTGGGAATCCCGCCATGATGGCAGAGATCAACGTTGACGCTTCGATTGCGGAATTTGCTGCGGACGACCTTCGTGAATCTGGAAAGACAGCAATGCTTGTGGCGATAGATGGCACTTTTGCCGGCATTGTCGCTGTTGCCGATCCCATCAAGGAGTCCACGGCAGACGCCATCGATGACCTTCATCGCCTCGGTCTCAGGGTCATAATGGCAACCGGTGACAATCAGAAAACCGCCGAAGCCGTCGCCGCAAAGCTGGGTATTGATGAAGTCCACGCAGGCGTCTTGCCCGAAGACAAGAAGGCATTGGTGGACTCCCTCAGACAAGAAGGGGCCCGGATCGCCATGGCAGGAGACGGCGTGAACGATGCCCCTGCCCTGGCGGCGGCTGATGTGGGCATTGCGATGGGCACCGGTGCCGACGTTGCCGTGGAAAGCGCAGGCATCACCCTTCTGGGTGGTGATCTTGTCGGCATCGTGCGTGCGCGCCGATTGGCAAAGGCAACGGTGCGAAACATCAAGCAGAACCTGTTTTTTGCCTTCGCCTACAATACCGCAGGTGTGCCCATCGCGGCTGGTATTCTCTACCCGTTTTTCGGCCTTCTTCTGTCGCCGATGATCGCCGCCGCCGCGATGAGCCTGTCTTCGGTCTCCGTCATTAGCAATGCACTGCGGCTGCGACGGGTACGGCTTTAG
- a CDS encoding cation diffusion facilitator family transporter, giving the protein MTGIYFVIELAIGLWTGSIAVISDAFHTFSAVGGVLVAIVAARMALRPADEERSFGWARAEIIGALVNGGFLLAMAVVVIAMAAMRMSAPIDLPTGPMLIAAAGGLFTEFISLALIWKQSKEDLNTKGAFWHIIQTFVGSLLIIVTALAIEFTGFLLIDPLLGMAFGFVLLWASWGLLKEAAHLLMEGTPPEVSLPEIKRTLEELHEVSDVHHIHAWALTSGKHVFSAHLRVTEQADQEEVLQTAYDMLRKDFGFFFATLQIETRCFDESGAEAIDLSAATSKTGHNGDL; this is encoded by the coding sequence TTGACCGGCATCTATTTTGTGATTGAACTGGCGATTGGCCTATGGACAGGGTCAATCGCGGTCATCTCCGACGCGTTCCATACCTTTTCGGCCGTGGGCGGTGTGCTGGTCGCCATTGTCGCGGCGCGTATGGCGTTGCGTCCGGCGGATGAAGAGCGGAGCTTTGGCTGGGCGCGCGCCGAAATCATCGGCGCCCTTGTGAATGGCGGCTTCTTGCTGGCCATGGCGGTTGTTGTCATCGCGATGGCTGCCATGCGCATGTCTGCGCCAATTGATCTTCCAACGGGTCCGATGCTGATTGCGGCTGCCGGGGGGCTCTTTACGGAGTTCATTTCGCTTGCGCTGATCTGGAAGCAAAGCAAGGAAGATCTGAACACGAAGGGAGCGTTCTGGCATATCATCCAGACCTTTGTTGGCAGTCTGTTGATCATCGTGACCGCCCTCGCAATCGAATTCACCGGGTTTCTGCTGATCGACCCGCTGCTTGGCATGGCGTTCGGGTTTGTCCTGCTATGGGCGAGCTGGGGATTGCTGAAAGAAGCGGCGCATCTTTTGATGGAAGGCACGCCTCCCGAAGTGAGTCTGCCTGAAATCAAACGTACCCTTGAAGAACTGCACGAGGTTTCCGATGTTCACCATATTCATGCCTGGGCGCTGACAAGTGGCAAGCATGTCTTCTCCGCGCATCTGCGTGTCACAGAGCAAGCAGATCAAGAAGAGGTCCTGCAAACCGCCTACGACATGCTGCGTAAGGACTTCGGGTTCTTTTTCGCAACCCTGCAGATCGAAACACGGTGCTTCGACGAAAGCGGCGCTGAGGCAATCGACCTTTCAGCGGCGACCAGTAAGACAGGGCATAACGGCGATCTTTGA
- a CDS encoding Crp/Fnr family transcriptional regulator, which translates to MDQPFLSVFGFSLVPDRTLKYDLDHMMPEPYNLIPPSALRPLTRAAGDTVFRQGARTCGLYVVKCGRVHLERVGPDGERFIIYRAEPGMSLAEASVFSDRYHCDAVVAEAGAFVQIDKAAVLSAFADPDFARAYARQAAQQIQAQRQALEIVGIRRAEERVYAGMVAGLLESSVVDFASALHLSHEATYRALRKLVNDGRIANPTRGTYHLRP; encoded by the coding sequence ATGGACCAGCCTTTCCTGAGTGTATTCGGATTCAGCCTAGTACCTGATCGGACCCTGAAATATGATTTGGATCATATGATGCCTGAACCCTATAATCTCATACCGCCCTCCGCCTTGCGTCCGCTGACGAGGGCCGCAGGGGATACGGTCTTTCGTCAGGGCGCGCGGACCTGCGGCCTTTATGTTGTTAAGTGCGGGCGCGTTCATCTTGAGCGTGTCGGCCCGGATGGCGAACGATTTATCATCTACCGTGCCGAGCCCGGGATGAGCCTTGCCGAAGCATCGGTGTTTTCGGATAGATACCACTGCGATGCGGTCGTGGCGGAGGCTGGGGCGTTTGTACAGATCGACAAAGCGGCGGTCTTGTCTGCCTTTGCAGATCCGGATTTTGCACGCGCCTATGCGCGGCAAGCGGCACAGCAGATACAAGCGCAACGTCAGGCGCTTGAGATCGTAGGCATCCGCCGCGCAGAAGAACGGGTCTATGCCGGTATGGTGGCGGGCCTGCTTGAAAGCTCCGTTGTCGATTTTGCCAGCGCGCTGCACCTTTCGCACGAGGCCACCTATCGGGCCTTGCGAAAGCTTGTGAATGATGGCCGGATCGCAAATCCGACCCGGGGAACGTATCATTTGCGCCCCTGA
- the lgt gene encoding prolipoprotein diacylglyceryl transferase, which produces MLTSIIQFPDIGTEIFAVDIGSFRFALRWYALAYIVGLLIGWRICVALVRSSSVWGAGAPPLQPKQLEDLLTWIILGVIVGGRLGFVLFYQPQYYFQNPVEIFMVWQGGMSFHGGFFGVVVATLLFCYRNGAPVLSTADLLAVATPPGLFLGRLANFTNNELWGRPTDVPWAVAFPGEAAQSCAGVVGLCGRHPSQLYEALLEGILLGSVLIFLAWKRGWLRFPGSLTGLFLAGYGSARFLVEFFRQPDMQFVTQDNPIGHAVHWAGYGLTMGQLLSLPMIILGAALIVWSRRRVTVNSADLVSTSDSL; this is translated from the coding sequence ATGCTGACTTCGATTATCCAATTTCCTGACATCGGAACAGAGATTTTTGCCGTTGATATCGGATCGTTCCGCTTTGCCCTGCGTTGGTATGCGCTGGCCTATATTGTTGGCCTCCTTATCGGCTGGCGCATCTGTGTCGCATTGGTCCGCTCTTCGTCAGTCTGGGGGGCCGGGGCGCCGCCGCTGCAACCCAAGCAACTGGAAGACCTGCTGACATGGATCATTCTGGGCGTGATCGTGGGGGGCAGGCTGGGGTTCGTGCTTTTCTATCAACCTCAGTACTATTTTCAGAACCCCGTCGAAATCTTCATGGTCTGGCAGGGTGGTATGTCATTTCATGGCGGCTTTTTCGGCGTGGTCGTGGCCACCTTGCTTTTTTGCTATCGCAACGGCGCACCCGTTCTATCAACGGCGGATCTGCTCGCTGTTGCAACACCACCGGGTCTTTTCCTCGGTCGGCTGGCCAACTTCACCAATAACGAGCTTTGGGGCCGTCCGACCGATGTGCCCTGGGCGGTGGCATTCCCCGGCGAGGCGGCCCAGTCCTGTGCGGGCGTCGTGGGCCTGTGTGGCCGCCATCCGTCCCAGCTTTATGAGGCTCTTCTGGAGGGTATCCTGCTTGGCTCGGTCCTGATCTTTCTGGCCTGGAAACGCGGTTGGCTGCGCTTTCCCGGAAGCCTTACTGGCCTGTTCCTGGCGGGATACGGAAGCGCAAGGTTCCTTGTCGAGTTCTTCCGGCAGCCTGATATGCAGTTCGTCACGCAGGACAACCCGATTGGACATGCGGTTCATTGGGCGGGCTATGGGCTGACAATGGGCCAACTGCTGTCGTTGCCGATGATTATCCTTGGCGCGGCCCTGATCGTATGGTCCCGCAGGCGTGTGACGGTTAATTCTGCGGATCTGGTGTCGACATCAGATTCTTTGTGA
- a CDS encoding DUF3047 domain-containing protein, whose translation MKLRAPGTIQRIMTAHNGDNRDQSRTSGIAKGVQMFIRSLAATLFIAFVALAANAPPLYAQGKTIPFDGSWKEQGLLRLFSNEYGLQGRRLDVISDGTVSVLWRPVSAALGTAKAAMWEWSVTQGVKGTDLTRRGGDDRNLALYFIFVDPQTASTLGRTTARKLLRDPNTRALVYVWGG comes from the coding sequence TTGAAGTTGCGCGCGCCCGGCACAATTCAACGGATCATGACGGCACATAATGGTGATAACCGGGATCAAAGCAGGACCAGCGGCATCGCAAAAGGAGTTCAGATGTTTATACGGTCCCTCGCAGCGACACTTTTCATCGCTTTTGTTGCATTAGCTGCAAACGCCCCGCCCCTCTATGCGCAAGGAAAGACAATTCCATTCGATGGAAGCTGGAAAGAACAGGGCCTCTTGCGGCTCTTTTCGAACGAGTACGGCCTGCAAGGTCGGCGGCTGGACGTGATTTCCGATGGCACGGTTTCGGTTCTCTGGCGTCCGGTCAGCGCAGCCCTTGGCACCGCAAAGGCAGCAATGTGGGAATGGTCCGTCACGCAGGGTGTTAAGGGAACCGACCTCACACGGCGCGGCGGCGATGATCGCAATCTTGCTTTGTACTTCATATTCGTCGATCCGCAGACCGCAAGCACGCTTGGCCGAACAACGGCGCGCAAATTGCTGCGTGATCCCAATACGCGGGCGCTGGTTTATGTCTGGGGTGGGTAG
- a CDS encoding IS256 family transposase yields MTDDRMTLIELVAKQADGDLVREMLAFAAERIMEVEVEARTGAAKGARSPLREVQRNGYRDRDWDTRAGRIALEIPRLRKGSYLPSFLEPRRTAEKALVAVIQEAYVHGVSTRSVDDLVKAMGAGGMSKSQVSRLCVEIDERVNAFLSRPLEGAWPYLWLDATYVKVRESGRIISRAVIIAVAVNEDGKREVLGVATGPSEAETFWTDFLRSLADRGLRGVKLVVSDDHKGLRAAARRVFDATHQRCRVHWMRNALAHAPTKQRTAVAAMLKTIFAQENKADAEAQWEVVADALREKQARLGALMDASRDDVLAYMDFPREHWAQIASTNPLERVNREIKRRSDVIGIFPNDEAIVRLVGALMLETNDEWTVARRYMSLESLARVTDTTTVRLSAVAT; encoded by the coding sequence ATGACCGATGACAGAATGACGCTGATTGAGCTGGTTGCGAAGCAGGCCGATGGCGATCTCGTGCGCGAGATGCTGGCCTTCGCGGCCGAGCGGATCATGGAAGTGGAGGTCGAGGCGCGAACCGGTGCCGCGAAGGGCGCTCGCTCTCCCCTGCGGGAGGTTCAGCGAAACGGTTACCGGGACCGCGACTGGGACACTCGTGCCGGTCGGATCGCGCTGGAAATCCCGCGGCTGAGAAAGGGGAGCTACCTGCCCAGCTTCCTGGAGCCGCGACGGACTGCTGAGAAGGCGCTGGTGGCGGTGATCCAGGAGGCTTACGTCCACGGGGTCTCGACGCGCTCCGTAGACGATCTGGTGAAGGCGATGGGCGCTGGCGGCATGTCGAAGAGCCAAGTCAGTCGCCTTTGTGTCGAAATCGACGAGCGGGTGAATGCATTCCTCTCCCGGCCGCTCGAAGGCGCCTGGCCCTATCTCTGGCTCGACGCGACCTACGTGAAAGTGCGCGAGAGCGGGCGGATCATCAGCCGCGCCGTGATAATAGCGGTAGCTGTGAACGAGGACGGCAAGCGCGAAGTTCTCGGCGTCGCCACCGGTCCATCCGAAGCAGAAACGTTCTGGACCGACTTCCTGCGCTCTCTCGCCGACCGTGGCCTGCGCGGCGTGAAGCTGGTGGTCTCCGATGACCACAAGGGGCTGCGGGCTGCCGCGCGGCGGGTGTTCGACGCGACGCACCAGCGCTGTCGCGTTCACTGGATGAGAAACGCGCTTGCCCATGCTCCGACCAAGCAGCGCACGGCCGTGGCGGCAATGCTGAAGACGATCTTCGCCCAGGAAAACAAGGCGGATGCCGAAGCCCAGTGGGAGGTCGTGGCTGACGCGCTGCGCGAGAAGCAGGCGCGGCTCGGCGCCCTCATGGACGCCTCGCGCGACGACGTCCTCGCCTACATGGATTTTCCACGTGAGCATTGGGCCCAGATCGCGTCGACGAACCCACTGGAGCGGGTGAACCGGGAGATCAAGCGCAGGTCTGACGTCATCGGCATCTTCCCGAACGACGAGGCCATCGTCCGTCTCGTCGGCGCGCTGATGCTCGAGACCAATGACGAATGGACGGTTGCGCGGAGATACATGTCGCTTGAAAGCCTGGCGCGTGTCACCGACACTACAACCGTCAGGCTGTCCGCCGTGGCGACCTGA
- a CDS encoding DUF3047 domain-containing protein has protein sequence MLNSPYSTGLKSKILQTAQTGNFTENVNLDRDFVRAFGDMPKVLVGLAVTADSDDTDGKILAAIQDLQIR, from the coding sequence TTGCTGAACAGCCCCTACTCGACGGGTCTCAAATCGAAAATTCTGCAAACGGCGCAAACCGGCAACTTCACCGAGAATGTGAACCTGGATCGCGATTTCGTGCGTGCGTTCGGGGACATGCCAAAGGTTCTGGTCGGTCTTGCGGTGACAGCCGACAGCGATGATACCGACGGAAAGATCCTTGCGGCCATTCAGGACCTGCAGATACGTTAG
- a CDS encoding multicopper oxidase family protein: protein MLGFNGTCPGPEIRQRQNDILRARVENGLEDGTLVHWHGIRLPNAMDGVNVLTQDVIIPNEGYEYRFPVSGSRCRNLLVSLPLPFLRTGRPRTVRPLIVEEPAPPDVDQDITAILFDIRLDDTGQFDMEFDRADFITAGRLGDLMTTFLSSEQARLGDHIRLRLINPTPDRIFEIRIDGLTGFCVAYDGMPLPELVSLGNLKLAPAQRIDIIADVTGDVILRETVPSGGEELGGIMLNGQRQIRSAPIAPLPANLVPAPGEITQTADFFMQGGAGDGAHGGFGGWAFNDVSGLPNKPLISARRDEAVQVRMVNDTAFPHGIHLHGHHFWETDQNGARTHLRDTTLVAPGETMTIVCVLDNPGAWMLHCHMLSHQADGMATWMQVS, encoded by the coding sequence ATGCTTGGATTCAATGGCACCTGTCCCGGCCCCGAAATCAGACAGCGCCAGAACGATATTCTGCGGGCGCGGGTGGAAAACGGGCTGGAGGACGGGACCCTCGTACACTGGCATGGCATTCGGTTGCCCAACGCGATGGACGGCGTAAACGTGCTGACACAGGATGTCATCATCCCGAATGAGGGTTACGAGTACCGGTTTCCGGTTTCCGGTTCCCGATGCCGGAACCTACTGGTATCACTCCCACTACCTTTCCTACGAACAGGTCGCCCGCGGACTGTTCGGCCCCTGATCGTCGAAGAACCTGCCCCGCCAGACGTGGATCAGGACATCACGGCCATCCTCTTCGACATTCGGCTTGATGACACCGGCCAGTTCGACATGGAATTCGACCGCGCTGATTTCATAACAGCAGGTAGGCTGGGGGACTTGATGACCACCTTCCTGTCGTCTGAGCAGGCGCGGCTGGGGGATCACATCCGGTTGCGTCTGATCAATCCGACACCGGATCGCATTTTCGAGATACGTATCGACGGGCTGACGGGCTTTTGTGTGGCCTATGACGGGATGCCGCTGCCCGAGCTGGTTTCGCTGGGCAATCTAAAACTCGCACCGGCGCAGCGCATCGACATCATCGCAGATGTGACGGGTGATGTGATCCTAAGAGAAACCGTGCCTTCGGGTGGCGAGGAACTGGGGGGCATTATGTTGAACGGTCAGCGACAAATCCGGTCTGCGCCGATAGCTCCCCTCCCCGCGAACCTCGTGCCCGCGCCCGGAGAGATCACGCAAACGGCAGATTTCTTCATGCAAGGCGGTGCCGGGGACGGCGCGCACGGCGGGTTCGGGGGCTGGGCCTTCAACGACGTGAGCGGTCTGCCGAACAAACCGCTGATTTCGGCAAGACGTGATGAAGCAGTGCAGGTGCGGATGGTGAACGACACTGCTTTTCCGCACGGTATCCACCTGCATGGCCACCATTTCTGGGAAACCGATCAGAATGGTGCGCGAACCCACCTTCGCGACACGACCCTCGTAGCGCCGGGCGAGACGATGACGATTGTGTGCGTACTCGACAATCCCGGCGCGTGGATGCTGCACTGCCATATGCTGAGCCATCAGGCTGATGGCATGGCGACCTGGATGCAAGTCAGCTGA
- a CDS encoding sialidase family protein, which produces MPSKIHSGVIVAHLFMGMTAGMVLAEPLEFADLDPPVGNNAQEPTLFALQDDRVLLGWTEPHPAGFAVKLSVLEDAEWSAARTVTVSDELFVNWADFPSVVALDDGTFAAHWLWENSKNDYAYDVKISLSPDEGLTWSAPITPHDDRSVSQHGFVTLQPLEDGSLMSVWLDGRAYDKPLFTSAASNYPDAMQLRATRITPEGTRTDDVLVDAQTCSCCQTSAASLDDGTVLVAYRDRTDAEIRDISVVRHQGGMWSEPTNVHNDGWEISGCPVNGPAIATAGQTAAVAWFTAANDKPEVKVAFSSDGGRNFGDPAKVSLGIPAGRVDILMLDPQTAFVTWVEWANESEVILACQITTGQQCKDLQLIARNNGAGSVNFPRTARTNEGVYLSWTQPSNSDDPEPSSTIRTVFASY; this is translated from the coding sequence ATGCCATCAAAAATCCATTCTGGCGTGATTGTGGCCCATCTGTTCATGGGCATGACGGCGGGCATGGTCCTTGCCGAGCCATTGGAGTTCGCCGACCTAGACCCACCGGTCGGGAACAATGCGCAGGAACCCACCCTGTTCGCACTGCAGGATGATCGGGTCCTGCTGGGTTGGACCGAACCACACCCTGCCGGGTTTGCGGTAAAATTGTCGGTCCTTGAAGACGCAGAATGGAGCGCGGCCCGCACTGTTACCGTGTCCGACGAACTCTTCGTGAACTGGGCCGATTTTCCGTCCGTTGTTGCGCTTGATGACGGTACCTTTGCGGCTCACTGGCTGTGGGAAAATTCCAAAAACGACTATGCCTATGACGTCAAGATCTCTCTTTCGCCGGATGAGGGCCTGACATGGAGCGCACCGATAACGCCACATGATGATCGGTCGGTTAGCCAACACGGTTTTGTCACGCTCCAGCCGCTCGAAGACGGTTCCTTGATGTCTGTCTGGCTTGACGGACGCGCATATGACAAGCCGCTTTTCACCAGCGCAGCCAGCAACTACCCGGATGCAATGCAGTTGCGCGCAACCCGGATCACGCCCGAAGGTACGCGAACCGATGATGTTCTTGTCGATGCGCAGACCTGTTCATGCTGCCAGACGTCCGCCGCATCGCTGGACGATGGCACCGTCCTTGTCGCATACCGCGACAGAACAGATGCGGAAATCAGGGATATATCTGTCGTAAGACACCAAGGCGGCATGTGGTCAGAACCAACAAACGTCCACAATGACGGCTGGGAAATCTCCGGCTGCCCGGTCAATGGCCCCGCCATCGCGACCGCCGGTCAAACAGCCGCCGTGGCCTGGTTCACGGCTGCAAATGACAAGCCGGAAGTCAAGGTTGCGTTCTCTTCCGATGGTGGCAGAAATTTTGGCGATCCGGCGAAAGTCAGCCTCGGGATTCCCGCCGGTCGGGTCGATATTCTCATGCTGGACCCTCAGACTGCGTTCGTGACGTGGGTCGAATGGGCAAATGAGAGCGAGGTGATCCTTGCTTGCCAGATCACAACCGGTCAGCAGTGTAAGGACCTGCAACTGATTGCGCGAAACAACGGCGCAGGTTCGGTCAACTTCCCGCGCACGGCGCGAACGAATGAAGGGGTTTACCTGTCGTGGACACAGCCCAGCAACTCGGATGATCCGGAACCGAGTTCGACTATACGCACGGTTTTCGCTTCCTATTGA
- the merA gene encoding mercury(II) reductase, whose protein sequence is MDQTVTKDDCCTASETRDDNYDLIVVGAGSAGFSASITAADAGKRVALIGHGTTGGTCVNVGCVPSKAMIRAAEAVHGGASAARFPGVEPCDHAVDWGAVVQGTTDLVEEMRHKKYIDLLPAYKSVTYIEDGPARLVEGGVAVGGRVISAPRVLIATGSRPHLPAIEGIDTVEPLDSTDLLTLPDRPESILVLGGGYIGCELAQMASRLGVKVTLVTRSRLLPGAEPEVAQALTQALKAEDIAVETGLAYVSVAKAAGGVNLTVERGGKTEDLTAERLVVTTGRIANSENLGLEELGIETDARGSIKVGQDMATTRAGVWAAGDVTDRDQFVYMAAYGAKVAINNALGLEQMRYDNAAMPWVVFTDPQVAGVGLSEVEAKAAGHKVKTSVITLDNVPRAVAARDTRGVIKLVADAKTDRLLGGQIAAPEGSDTIQTLAMALIFGMTARALGETIFPYLTTVEGLKLAAQTFDKDVAKLSCCAG, encoded by the coding sequence ATGGACCAAACTGTAACGAAAGACGATTGCTGCACTGCCAGTGAAACCCGCGATGACAACTACGATCTCATTGTCGTTGGTGCCGGCTCGGCCGGGTTTTCTGCCTCGATCACGGCAGCCGATGCCGGAAAGCGCGTGGCGCTTATCGGGCACGGCACCACCGGCGGCACCTGTGTGAATGTCGGCTGCGTGCCGTCCAAGGCGATGATCCGCGCCGCAGAGGCGGTGCATGGCGGCGCGTCGGCCGCCCGGTTCCCGGGCGTCGAGCCCTGTGATCATGCGGTGGATTGGGGTGCCGTAGTGCAAGGCACCACCGATCTGGTCGAGGAGATGCGGCACAAGAAATATATAGACCTGCTGCCCGCCTATAAAAGCGTTACCTATATCGAGGATGGCCCGGCGCGATTGGTCGAGGGTGGCGTCGCTGTTGGAGGACGGGTGATATCCGCCCCGCGCGTCCTGATCGCCACCGGCTCGCGCCCCCACCTGCCAGCGATCGAGGGGATCGACACAGTGGAGCCCCTCGATTCCACCGATCTATTGACTTTGCCTGACCGGCCCGAAAGCATCTTGGTGCTGGGCGGCGGCTATATCGGCTGCGAGCTGGCGCAAATGGCTTCAAGGCTGGGGGTGAAGGTCACGCTAGTGACCCGCTCGCGCCTCCTGCCGGGCGCCGAACCGGAGGTGGCCCAGGCGCTGACGCAAGCGCTGAAGGCCGAAGACATCGCGGTCGAGACCGGTCTTGCTTACGTCTCGGTCGCGAAAGCTGCGGGCGGCGTCAATCTGACTGTCGAACGGGGTGGCAAGACCGAGGATCTGACCGCCGAACGGCTGGTTGTGACCACCGGCCGGATCGCCAATTCCGAGAACCTTGGATTGGAAGAGCTTGGCATCGAGACCGACGCACGCGGCTCTATCAAGGTCGGTCAGGACATGGCGACCACGCGTGCCGGCGTCTGGGCCGCGGGCGATGTCACTGACCGTGACCAGTTCGTCTACATGGCGGCCTATGGTGCCAAGGTGGCGATCAACAATGCCCTTGGATTGGAGCAGATGCGCTATGACAACGCGGCGATGCCGTGGGTCGTGTTTACCGACCCGCAAGTGGCCGGCGTCGGCCTTTCGGAGGTTGAGGCCAAGGCGGCGGGGCACAAGGTCAAAACCAGTGTGATCACGCTCGACAACGTGCCCCGCGCCGTCGCTGCACGCGATACCCGCGGAGTGATTAAGCTGGTGGCCGACGCGAAGACCGACCGCCTGCTGGGCGGTCAGATCGCAGCACCGGAGGGGTCGGACACGATTCAGACACTGGCAATGGCGCTTATATTCGGCATGACCGCACGGGCGCTCGGAGAGACGATCTTTCCTTATTTGACCACGGTCGAAGGGCTGAAACTCGCCGCACAAACCTTCGACAAGGATGTAGCCAAACTCAGCTGCTGCGCGGGGTGA